In Fusarium oxysporum f. sp. lycopersici 4287 chromosome 4, whole genome shotgun sequence, a genomic segment contains:
- a CDS encoding hypothetical protein (At least one base has a quality score < 10) yields the protein MKLGFSNFLTEHDLYAIENSLLGKRLFAQVEKSWRAANQIKSNALFWSTIWSSRTVFLLGMLSRICLMAFKYAQPFLIQRTIGFASNLDEDKAIGWGLTGAWCCVFIGLAIANAFYWHMTYQFVTAVRGSLISLIYDKTLDLSITAFDESIAVTLMSADTENICMNFASIHEMWASPIECGVALYLLYRQLGMAFLAPMVVAIVSTTGILMIAKYIANAQKRWVRGIQTRIDVTASMLGSMKEVKMLGLTDVLNNLVQSLRVRELDLSKKFRKLMCWRVLFQNSMEAIAPLATFATYVVISQETGNPLSTASAYTSLSLIYLLSNPMSTLIRTIPGMKASLACFDRMQGFLLSDSCKDHRLPLSVRDSRAQQEIRNFGPRAFSQDRASIELLDRSNEPSVVIGQPLMIVSDASFGWSKTEAPVLSNISFPIRKSHFTFVIGSVGSGKSTLMKALLGELQPYKGFVYTDARRIAFVDQKPWIQNLTIRQNILGISTYHKDWYDRVVHACGLEQDIAEMPDKDATKAGSGGVSLSGGQNQRLALARAIHSKAGVLILDDVFSGQDASTEEHIYRMLFSETGLLKELGTTVVCVTNAIHRLAYADHVVALSEHGTVQHQGTFEQLKNDTDYFSGLHLRQNGAAKEDGESSTANKESTSAPQGPEEETESANRALGELATYGYYFNTVPKWHVLLLVALTVLFGAAHKMTELLLSFWTGHSVITQQSVNNFYLGLYSMLAGLAIIGIMGAAVHYLVIMVPLSSEVLHARLLRTVMNAPLSFFSRMDVGVTTNRFSRDMSVIDTELPFALIDLAIDTSVTIMAVILMCVFSGYFVATLPPLAFFCWLLQRFYLRTSRQIRILELQANSPLFTQFLDTLQGLSSVRSFGWVKQFKEQHFQFLDASQRPYYLLFSIQRWLAVILDLAVAALATILMVLIVKLRDNFEPKFVAMALLNVTSFSQYLTQLIKNYTQLETSLGAVSRTKEFCSTTDSENLLGEVVTPPESWPSHGHVQIENLTAAYTTSGEPVLHEVSLEISAGFKVGVVGRSGSGKSSLMACLLRMLEVDSKSSIKFDGIDITTLPRQTVRASVAVVPQHPFFMKKTTVRDNLVPRGEQPEERILAVLKRLRMKDAVEKLGGLDSILDVERLSQGQRQLLCLARAILANKKIIFLDEASSNVDAKSEQLIRQVVQEEFVGCTVIAIAHRLGAVVDFDRVAVMGGGRVIEWDNPRELLKKESEFKRLWDLSSG from the exons ATGAAATTAGGATTCTCCAACTTTTTGACTGAGCATGATCT GTATGCCATTGAAAACAGTCTGTTGGGAAAGAGATTGTTCGCGCAGGTGGAGAAGTCATGGCGTGCGG CGAATCAAATTAAGAGTAACGCTCTCTTTTGGTCCACCATCTGGTCTTCTAGGACAGTCTTTCTTCTCGGAATGTTATCCCGTATTTGCTTGATGGCCTTTAAATACGCACAGCCTTTTCTGATTCAGAGAACCATTGGCTTTGCGAGTAACTTGGATGAAGATAAAGCCATTGGATGGGGTCTCACGGGTGCCTGGTGTTGTGTCTTCATCGGACTGGCG ATCGCTAACGCATTCTATTGGCATATGACTTATCA ATTTGTCACAGCAGTCAGGGGTAGCCTGATCAGCCTGATTTATGACAAGACCCTCGATCTCAGCATTACGGCTTTTGACGAATCAA TTGCTGTAACACTGATGTCTGCCGACACCGAAAACATCTGCATGAACTTCGCAAGCATACATGAGATGTGGGCCTCACCTATTGAGTGCGGAGTGGCTTTATATCTTCTATACAGACAGCTGGGCATGGCATTTCTGGCACCTATGGTTGTGGCAATAG TCTCGACCACTGGCATCTTGATGATAGCTAAGTATATCGCAAACGCACAGAAGCGGTGGGTTCGTGGTATTCAGACGCGCATTGATGTTACTGCCTCGATGCTAGGCTCAATGAAA GAGGTGAAAATGCTCGGGCTCACGGATGTTCTCAATAACCTGGTCCAAAGTTTACGTGTCAGAGAATTGGACCTGTCCAAGAAGTTCCGTAAACTGATGTGCTGGCGAGTCCTTTTCC AAAATAGCATGGAAGCCATAGCCCCACTCGCTACGTTCGCAACTTATGTTGTGATATCGCAAGAGACAGGCAACCCCTTGAGTACGGCTTCGGCATATACTTCGCTTTCGCTTATCTATCTTTTGTCGAACCCTATGTCCACACTCATACGAACCATTCCTGGAATGAAGGCATCGCTGGCATGCTTTGATCGGATGCAGGGCTTTCTGCTATCTGATAGCTGCAAGGATCACCGCTTACCTCTCAGTGTCCGCGATAGCAGAGCCCAACAAGAAATCCGGAATTTCGGGCCGCGTGCTTTTTCTCAGGACAGAGCCTCGATTGAGCTACTCGATCGCTCCAACGAACCATCAGTGGTAATTGGCCAGCCTCTCATGATCGTCTCAGACGCCAGCTTCGGATGGTCAAAGACTGAAGCACCAGTTCTCAGCAACATATCCTTTCCCATCCGTAAATCCCACTTCACCTTTGTGATTGGGAGTGTAGGATCTGGTAAAAGCACTCTCATGAAGGCCTTGCTGGGCGAGTTACAACCGTATAAGGGATTTGTCTACACTGACGCTCGACGCATCGCATTTGTTGACCAGAAGCCATGGATTCAGAACTTGACGATTCGACAGAACATCCTTGGTATATCCACGTATCACAAAGATTGGTATGATAGAGTTGTTCATGCATGTGGACTTGAGCAGGACATTGCTGAGATGCCTGACAAGGACGCCACGAAAGCGGGCAGCGGCGGTGTTTCTCTCAGCGGTGGCCAGAACCAGAGACTTGCACTTGCAAGGGCCATTCACTCAAAGGCGGGAGTGCTTATTCTCGACGATGTCTTTTCGGGACAAGATGCTTCGACAGAGGAGCATATTTACCGGATGCTCTTCTCAGAAACAGGGTTGCTAAAAGAGCTTGGCACGACTGTTGTCTGTGTAACCAACGCCA TTCATCGGCTTGCATACGCAGACCACGTTGTTGCTCTGAGCGAACATGGCACAGTCCAGCATCAAGGGACATTTGAGCAACTCAAGAACGACACTGATTACTTCAGTGGTTTGCATCTTCGGCAGAACGGGGCTGCCAAGGAGGACGGCGAGTCCTCGACAGCCAATAAAGAATCAACTTCGGCACCTCAAggaccagaagaagagactgaATCTGCTAACCGAGCACTGGGAGAACTTGCTACCTATGGTTACTATTTCAATACGGTACCCAAGTGGCATGTCCTGTTGCTCGTGGCGCTCACAGTCTTATTCGGCGCCGCCCACAAGATGACTGAGCTATTGCTAAGTTTCTGGACTGGTCATTCTGTTATCACTCAACAAAGCGTCAACAACTTCTACCTTGGACTCTACTCGATGCTAGCTGGACTTGCGATAATTGGCATTATGGGTGCGGCTGTGCATTACCTTGTTATCATGGTGCCCTTGAGCAGCGAAGTCCTGCATGCCCGACTACTTCGAACAGTGATGAATGCTCCGTTgtcattcttctcaaggaTGGATGTTGGCGTTACAACAAACCGTTTCAGCCGCGATATGTCTGTCATAGACACAGAGCTTCCGTTTGCATTGATTGACCTGGCCATTGATACCAGCGtcaccatcatggctgtTATACTGATGTGTGTGTTCTCTGGATACTTTGTGGCGACGCTGCCCCCTCTGGCTTTCTTCTGCTGGC TGCTTCAGAGATTTTACCTTCGGACTTCTCGCCAGATCCGAATCCTTGAGCTACAAGCAAACTCACCCCTGTTCACACAATTCCTTGACACCCTTCAAGGATTGTCCAGCGTTAGATCCTTCGGCTGGGTCAAGCAGTTCAAGGAACAACACTTTCAGTTCCTCGACGCATCTCAGCGTCCATATTATCTCCTCTTCAGTATTCAGCGCTGGCTAGCTGTTATCCTTGATCTTGCAGTTGCAGCGCTGGCTACAATCTTGATGGttctcatcgtcaagcttCGAGACAACTTCGAGCCGAAGTTTGTGGCAATGGCCCTCCTCAATGTGACATCCTTTTCGCAATATCTCACACAACTCATCAAGAACTATACGCAATTAGAGACCTCACTGGGTGCTGTTAGCCGTACTAAGGAGTTCTGCTCCACAACTGACAGCGAGAATCTTCTAGGTGAGGTGGTTACTCCGCCCGAGAGCTGGCCTTCTCATGGCCACGTGCAGATCGAAAACTTGACGGCTGCATACACCACTTCGGGTGAGCCAGTACTGCACGAAGTCAGTCTGGAAATCAGTGCAGGATTCAAGGTCGGCGTCGTTGGCCGGAGTGGGAGTGGCAAAAGCTCCTTGATGGCCTGTCTTCTCCGGATGTTGGAGGTTGACTCGAAGTCTAGCATCAAGTTCGACGGCATTGACATCACTACGCTTCCGCGACAAACTGTACGGGCCTCTGTGGCAGTCGTTCCTCAGCATCCGTTCTTCATGAAGAAGACTACTGTTCGCGACAATCTGGTTCCTCGTGGTGAGCAGCCTGAAGAGAGGATTCTCGCCGTTCTCAAGCGCCTAAGGATGAAAGACGCCGTAGAGAAGCTCGGAGGCTTGGACAGCATTCTCGACGTCGAGCGACTATCACAAGGTCAACGCCAgcttctttgccttgccAGAGCGATACTCGCTAACAAGAAGATTATTTTTCTTGACGAGGCGAGTAGCAACGTCGATGCCAAGTCGGAGCAATTGATCCGACAGGTGGTCCAAGAGGAGTTCGTGGGATGCACGGTTATCGCTATTGCACATCGACTGggtgctgttgttgactttgatCGAGTTGCTGTGATGGGAGGAGGAAGGGTTATCGAGTGGGATAACCCAAGGGAGCTACTGAAGAAGGAGAGCGAGTTCAAGAGGCTATGGGATTTGAGCTCCGGATAA